From one Lasioglossum baleicum chromosome 11, iyLasBale1, whole genome shotgun sequence genomic stretch:
- the Polr1f gene encoding RNA polymerase I subunit F, translating to MKFKTYTGITWSLLELTGLLEDEESRVYFEKYKKHFGLHPFHLTNLNASLNEILSSNLNSYDAELKGFLLAYQNPKLLTPLGEIFYDTCFIHIDVEAEFYVFRPEVGSNIKGIVNKKGIDHIGVLVHKAFNVSIPKLDDDENWVGDDLEIGQEVKFVVTLLDLNGKLPFIRGTLDPDNYLQGCKLIETTFSRKTQKGDVKNNVENVHSVKQKKQHTFFDSENSSDEDIVEVKKEPPIQSRRKSFEEEEVIEYNEDKKNIKKVKESKSKKKSRDHSSQSSIDEHVDVRSEKSPKKVLRRLSSVESEDEYRKIKEEISENINRKQIKEENVSESRIKSKKSSAKRKHLDETDNSADDFSADKYIRNGSKKSSKNHKVLDTNTNGVPGNVKVEQFNVNSLNESVDIVEGSPSKKKHKKQKNAKNIKEEYSAETGYDVDEKNEDSTSKKTRRKHSKKIVDISEIKMEPAFEDVVIKMEMPDDTGSHNETIEEQADHDVHTNRSKKRKIKKEKSASNTISDEEQQELKTHKVNVKKEKSVPYSISDEDEEIVTVDEVKMKKEKFVTNIVSDEDPIDTHDQYIQKAKKHSKNSPRKQSSESEVDHSRVKVKIEKSTNG from the exons ATGAAGTTCAAAACATACACGGGAATCACTTGGTCGTTACTGGAACTGACGGGCCTGCTTGAAGACGAAGAATCGCGTGTTTATTTCGAGAAATACAAAAAGCACTTTGGTCTGCATCCATTCCATTTGACCAATCTGAATGCCTCATTGAACGAAATATTAAGTTCGAATTTGAATTCTTACGATGCTGA ATTGAAAGGGTTTCTGTTGGCTTATCAAAATCCTAAACTATTGACACCATTGGGTGAAATCTTTTACGATACATGTTTCATTCATATTGACGTAGAAGCAGAGTTCTATGTATTTAGACCAGAAGTAGGATCTAATATAAAAG GTATTGTAAATAAGAAAGGAATTGACCATATTGGGGTACTTGTACATAAAGCGTTCAATGTATCTATTCCGAAGCTAGATGACGATGAAAACTGGGTAGGTGATGATCTTGAGATCGGCCAAGAAGTAAAATTTGTAGTGACTCTTCTTGATCTGAATGGTAAACTCCCGTTCATTCGTGGAACTTTAGATCCAGA CAATTACCTACAAGGGTGTAAATTAATAGAAACTACATTTAGTCGCAAGACGCAAAAGGGGGACGTTAAGAATAATGTAGAGAATGTACATAGTGTTAAACAGAAGAAACAACATACATTTTTCGATTCAGAAAATAGTTCTGATGAAGATATCGTGGAAGTTAAGAAAGAACCTCCTATACAGAGTAGGAGAAAGTCATTTGAGGAAGAAGAAGTGATTGAATATAATGAAGATaaaaagaatattaaaaaagtgaaagaatctaaatcaaagaAGAAATCGAGGGACCATAGCTCTCAAAGTAGTATAGATGAACATGTTGATGTCAGGTCCGAAAAATCACCAAAAAAAGTACTGAGACGATTGTCCAGTGTGGAATCTGAGGATGAATACAGGAAGATTAAAGAAGAGATCTCagaaaatattaatagaaaACAGATTAAGGAAGAAAATGTATCGGAAAGCAGAATTAAATCAAAGAAAAGTTCAGCAAAGCGAAAACATTTGGATGAAACTGATAATTCCGCAGATGATTTTAGTGCGGATAAATACATAAGGAATGGCAGTAAAAAATCTTCCAAAAACCATAAAGTATTGGACACAAATACTAATGGAGTACCTGGTAATGTTAAAGTGGAACAATTTAACGTAAACTCTCTTAATGAGAGTGTTGATATAGTAGAAGGATCTCCCAGTAAGAAGAAACataagaaacaaaaaaatgctaaaaatattaaagaagagtatTCCGCAGAGACTGGCTACGACGTGGACGAAAAGAACGAAGATAGTACAAGTAAAAAGACACGAAGGAAACATTCGAAAAAGATTGTTGATATTAGTGAAATCAAAATGGAGCCTGCATTTGAAGACGTTGTAATTAAAATGGAGATGCCTGATGATACGGGTTCTCATAATGAAACAATTGAAGAACAAGCTGACCACGATGTTCACACAAATCGTTCtaagaaaagaaaaatcaaGAAGGAAAAATCTGCTTCAAACACTATATCTGATGAAGAACAGCAGGAATTAAAGACACACAAAGTAAACgtaaaaaaggaaaaatctGTGCCTTACTCTATATCGGACGAAGATGAGGAAATAGTCACGGTAGATGAAGTAAAAATGAAGAAGGAAAAATTTGTAACAAATATTGTATCGGATGAAGATCCGATCGATACGCATGACCAATATATTCAGAAGGCGAAAAAACATAGTAAAAATTCCCCAAGAAAACAATCAAGCGAATCGGAAGTTGATCATAGCAgagttaaagttaaaattgaaaaatctacCAATGGCTAA